From the Candidatus Melainabacteria bacterium genome, one window contains:
- a CDS encoding matrixin family metalloprotease: MAKFGISRLFALVGAFAVSCTGAQAGFLDTILSGGIPIPGVGGIRVSPSSGSRQYVQQQQTPRMVSSHLYNEAIRLADNNRLQESRIKFEQAVQADPSFDLAWAALVGACMTSGQLEEGIQVGNQFLANFPHSSRRKETMLIMQKLNEQLARKNEIWARVGRDGADSYFALATEGKNFYGWNLDAMPLKVYIGDGKGVKGYRPNDAIILNNSFAEWTKATEGHITFTRVDSVADANIECIWIDDPKEFPQNRGLEAGEAVPMLDSDGYIVSSKLFLLTRERDDKSSVSDLVMHAICLHEIGHTLGLLGHSDVATDVMYFTANGQKVQEPHLTQRDVNTLAKLYSTLLERRSANNRPQSTTQLASMPQAEAFDSEPAQRNNVKTNNDGSASNDDSASSDDSEFTAHRSMRQSTNPNLVSAPPPPEAGKIQKYKSGQSFSSNREAVEYFERALASSPGSTILQDDLGTAYDNYGIELANSSDVRGAEVCFNRALSLHRNSADPSRIRISLANMTQLLRFEKRDNDAAQLEQRYSKVIARFEK, translated from the coding sequence ATGGCGAAGTTTGGCATTTCGCGTCTTTTTGCACTAGTAGGTGCGTTCGCCGTCTCCTGTACCGGTGCGCAAGCTGGATTTCTCGATACTATTTTGAGCGGCGGAATTCCTATCCCGGGCGTCGGTGGTATTCGCGTTTCACCGAGTTCAGGATCACGTCAGTATGTCCAGCAGCAGCAGACACCGCGCATGGTGTCTTCGCATTTGTATAACGAAGCGATTCGCCTTGCAGATAATAATCGCTTGCAGGAGTCACGCATTAAGTTCGAACAAGCCGTGCAGGCTGACCCTAGCTTTGATTTGGCTTGGGCTGCGCTTGTCGGAGCTTGCATGACGTCCGGGCAACTTGAGGAAGGCATACAGGTAGGCAATCAGTTTCTCGCAAACTTCCCGCACAGTTCTCGGCGAAAAGAGACGATGCTGATCATGCAAAAGTTGAATGAGCAACTCGCCAGGAAGAATGAGATCTGGGCTAGAGTGGGCCGCGATGGTGCTGACAGCTATTTTGCGCTCGCTACAGAAGGTAAGAATTTTTATGGATGGAATCTCGATGCAATGCCACTCAAGGTTTATATCGGTGACGGTAAAGGAGTTAAGGGGTATCGTCCTAACGATGCCATAATTCTGAACAACTCATTTGCCGAATGGACTAAAGCAACAGAAGGGCACATCACCTTCACTCGCGTAGATAGTGTTGCAGATGCGAATATTGAATGTATCTGGATAGATGATCCAAAGGAGTTCCCGCAGAATCGTGGGCTGGAAGCTGGCGAAGCTGTACCGATGCTCGACAGCGACGGATACATCGTCAGCTCTAAGCTGTTCTTGTTGACACGAGAGCGTGATGATAAGTCTTCGGTGAGCGATCTTGTGATGCATGCAATTTGCTTGCATGAGATAGGGCACACGCTCGGTTTACTGGGACATAGCGATGTCGCTACTGACGTCATGTACTTCACAGCAAATGGTCAAAAAGTGCAAGAGCCGCATTTAACTCAACGCGACGTCAACACATTGGCGAAGCTTTACTCGACTCTTCTGGAGAGGCGCAGCGCCAACAACAGGCCGCAATCAACAACTCAGTTGGCGAGCATGCCGCAGGCAGAAGCTTTTGATTCTGAACCTGCGCAGCGGAATAATGTCAAAACCAATAATGATGGCTCTGCGAGTAATGATGACTCTGCAAGTAGTGATGACTCTGAGTTCACCGCCCATAGGAGTATGCGTCAGAGCACAAATCCGAATTTAGTTTCTGCGCCGCCACCGCCAGAAGCAGGTAAGATTCAGAAATACAAAAGCGGGCAGAGCTTCTCAAGTAACCGCGAGGCGGTTGAGTACTTCGAACGTGCTCTGGCAAGTTCGCCCGGTAGCACGATTCTTCAGGATGACCTGGGCACTGCTTATGATAACTATGGCATCGAGCTTGCGAACAGCAGCGATGTTCGTGGTGCCGAAGTGTGCTTCAACAGAGCGCTTTCCCTACACCGTAATAGCGCCGACCCAAGCCGAATTCGAATTTCTCTCGCCAACATGACTCAGTTATTGCGCTTTGAAAAACGCGACAACGATGCGGCGCAATTGGAGCAACGTTACAGCAAAGTTATCGCGCGCTTCGAGAAGTAA
- a CDS encoding nuclear transport factor 2 family protein, which yields MERALKSLTVGMSALLVLSASFCGTNGYCAGKLNASDTSRTSATSEIAVLLNSLQQSIVKGDAKEAALLWTDDAIFIDEGGAETHGRNALQQRFEELFKSRAQNTEKNGTIEFETERVSFPSSNVALIIGVVKRSAANNGSAANNESSGTRFSMTAEKRNQKWLISQASETRIALEPGTSADAHEHLKELDWLTGNWKAITSRGVVTMRVEWVPGKNFIRATCVSTDKDSTEEKTDTQIIGWDERSGSIVSWYFGYRGNFSYGKWRRNGTDWLVDIAGMNSDGSAFRETNVFSKPDSHKFTWQSTERTNAGTSLPDTEELTIEKVSGTEQ from the coding sequence ATTGACAGTGGGGATGAGCGCACTGCTTGTGCTAAGTGCCAGTTTTTGTGGGACCAATGGCTATTGCGCCGGCAAATTGAATGCCAGCGATACCAGCCGCACCAGCGCAACCAGTGAAATCGCAGTTCTTCTCAATAGCCTGCAACAATCGATCGTGAAAGGTGATGCAAAAGAAGCGGCCTTGCTCTGGACAGACGATGCAATCTTCATTGACGAAGGCGGAGCAGAGACCCACGGTCGCAATGCCTTGCAGCAGCGGTTTGAAGAGCTTTTCAAATCGAGAGCACAGAATACAGAGAAAAACGGGACCATTGAATTTGAAACAGAGCGCGTATCTTTTCCATCAAGTAATGTGGCACTAATTATTGGTGTGGTGAAAAGAAGTGCAGCGAATAATGGAAGTGCAGCGAATAATGAAAGCTCAGGCACCAGATTCTCTATGACTGCAGAGAAGCGAAATCAGAAATGGCTTATTTCTCAGGCGAGCGAAACACGCATTGCATTGGAACCGGGTACAAGTGCGGACGCACACGAGCATTTAAAAGAGTTGGATTGGCTAACGGGTAACTGGAAAGCCATTACGTCAAGAGGCGTCGTGACAATGCGAGTCGAGTGGGTTCCAGGCAAAAATTTCATACGCGCAACCTGTGTCAGCACGGACAAAGACAGCACGGAAGAAAAGACAGACACACAAATCATCGGTTGGGATGAGCGGTCAGGCTCCATAGTTTCATGGTACTTCGGCTACCGCGGCAATTTTTCATACGGCAAGTGGAGACGCAACGGCACTGATTGGCTCGTAGACATTGCAGGTATGAACAGTGATGGCAGTGCATTTCGAGAAACAAATGTTTTCTCCAAACCAGACTCGCACAAGTTCACGTGGCAGTCGACCGAAAGAACTAACGCCGGCACGAGTTTGCCTGATACAGAAGAGCTGACAATCGAAAAGGTCAGTGGTACAGAGCAATGA